A window of Macaca mulatta isolate MMU2019108-1 chromosome 7, T2T-MMU8v2.0, whole genome shotgun sequence genomic DNA:
CAGTCCCTACTCTGCTGTCTGAATCAAGGCGAGGGGTTCTGCCTTCATTTTAGGGCAACTGAGTTCCCTTCCTCACAGTCATCCTCTATCCTCCCTCcactcctcttcccttccctccctgcctaGGGGTACCCTGAGGCCTGTTTCCACTTCTCCCCCTCCTCTGCTGCCGCAGCTGCCCATCTGGCTGGCGGGAGGGCCCTACAGGACCCCAGGGATTCCAAGCAGCTGAGGCCAACACTGCAGGGGGcaagcaggagggagggaaggcttAACCCTCCAGGTCCCGGCCCTTAGTGagtcctgcctcagcatcttgcTTGGTGTCAGTCACACCAATGGCTCTTTGGAGGAATCTTGTCTGGAGTCTGAGATGGAAACCCCACGCTAGGGAGCTGAGGTGTGAGCGTTGACAGGTTGCTGGCCAGGAGATATTGGAAGCCCCTGACCTCTGGGCTGAATTCCGGGCATTTAAAGGGTAGAGACATGCCAGAGTCCAAGCCTCAGTCCTGAAGAACAGTGCAATGGGTGAACAAATGCTGCCTGGCAAGGATGGGGTTGGGAGGTCTACAGTTCCCGAAGAATGTCCACTCTAGTTACCTCCTCCCTAGGTGGGCTCCAGGCATTTCCAAAATAAGAAGGAATATACAGGGACCAAATTAAGGGCAGGTCCTTCATACCTTGTTTATAAGCCCAAGAGGGCAATTTCTGCCCTTCGGTTCCCAGGAATACGGTTGGAGAAGGCAGCCCAGGGGAGGCCGGAAGAGCAGTATTTGGAGTGTGAAGTGTTCAAATTTCTGGGACCGCCTCCTATCCCTGCCATTCCCAGAAGGAACAGAGAATCACCCAAAGCACTCTCAGGAGTGGCCTAATCTTCCATTGGTGAGATGTGGCAGCTGGATCAGATAGAGTAAGGGACTGAGCCACACAGCAACAGGACCAGGCTAGTTCTCCGGAACCACCCTTCTGTTGTTTTATGATTACAGGCTTCTCTGTCTCACAGTGACCCCTGTCCCATATCAAAGACAGCCCCTGGTTTTGTTTTATCCATGTGTACACTCAAGTTATTCCCAGGCTATGCAGAGTCAAGAGATGCAGGACAGAAACCATACGTGATGTTTGGGAAGTTGCCCTCTCCGAGGATCTCACAAGTGCTATTCAGCCCAGGGATACACCCCACTCTTCAGACTGGGAAAGTAAGCCCCTGAGGTGTGCCACGAGGGAAAAGCAGCAGCTCCAGTGCCTCTCTACACAGGTCCAAGAGCTGCGGTGCACCTGAGGCCTGGAATTAGAGAGTGGTCCCTGTTCAGCATCTCCCCGAGGAGGCCCACAAACAAAGAgggtgtgtggttttgttttttttttttcttattgagggTGTGGGATAATGGCGGAAGGAACATACAAAGAGGGTGTCTCTTAATTAGCACTGGCTCTAGGGAACAAGGAAAAGGGAAAACTCGGGAGTACTGGGAGGAGGCTGGAGCAGACAGGAGTCAGAGGCCCATTCCAGCCCAAAGGAGAAGGCAGTGAGCAAGGTGGAGACCAGGGATGCTGTGTCCAAAGCAGAGAGGAATGGGCGGGGTGGTGCTGACACTCCAGCCCTGTTCTGCCTGCCAGAGCCCCACTTACCAGGCCCGAGTCCCCAGAGGTCCTCTCCTACTCCCTGCTCGATTCCCTTCCTCAGAGGCAGGTCTGTGGCTTGGCTGGGAACTCCAGGGACGGAGGGAGCACTGCAGCTGTAGGACCGGCACATAGCTAAAAGCCGGCGGGCCATAGGGCCCCGCGGAGGAGGCCCCAGCAGGCGGACCAAGAGGCCGAAGCCTTCCGACGCTCCCAGCCTGTTGCTTATTCATTCAGAGTGGGAAAGCGCCAGCCGAGCGGCCAGCCAGTGCGGGGCTGGCCATGTAAGGCCCACAGGCGGTCCTGCCCGCCCGGTGCCCTGCGGAGAGCCTCGTGCAGCCCTGGGCAccgcccctgccctgccctgaccCCTTGGCCTCGAAATGCTGTCATCGGAGGAGCCGTCCCGCTCGGGACAAGGCCAGCATGGACAAAGCTAGAGCTGGGGCAAGCAAGGAGCCTTCCTGTCCTCGAGGCCGTGGGAAGAGAAGCACGCCCAGGGGGCCACTCCTGAGAGCCTCTCTGTCCACCAGGCCTCTGCAGAGGGGTCACCATGGCTCTGGCCCGAGGCAGCCAGCAGCTGGGGGCCCTGGTGTGGGGCGCCTGCCTGTGCGTGATGGTGCACGGGCAGCAGGCGCAGCCCGGGCAGGGCTCGGACCCCGGGCGCTGGCGGCAGCTGATCCAGTGGGAGAACAACGGGCAGGTGTACAGCTTGCTCAACTCGGGTTCAGAGTACGTGCCGGCCGGGCCTCAGCGCTCCGAGAGTAGCTCCCGGGTGCTGCTGGCCGGCGCGCCCCAGGCCCAGCAGCGACGCAGCCACGGGAGCCCCCGGCGTCGGCAGGCGCCGTCCCTGCCCCTGCCGGGGCGCGTGGGCTCGGACACCGTGCGCGGCCAGGCGCGGCACCCATTTGGCTTCGGCCAGGTGCCCGACAACTGGCGCGAGGTGGCCGTCGGGGACAGCACGGGCATGGCCCGGGCCCGCACCTCCGTCTCCCAGCAACGGCACGGGGGCTCCGCCTCCTCGGTCTCGGCTTCGGCCTTCGCCAGCGCCTACCGCCAGCCGCCCTCCTATCCGCAGCAGTTCCCCTACCCGCAGGCGCCCTTCGTCAGCCAGTACGAGAACTACGACCCCGCGTCGCGGACCTACGACCAGGGTTTCGTGTACTACCGGCCCGCGGGCGGCGGCATGGGCGCGGGGGCGGCGGCCGTGGCCTCCGCGGGGGTCATCTACCCCTACCAGCCCCGGGCGCGCTACGAGGAGTACGGCGGCGGCGAGGAGCTGCCCGAGTACCCGCCGCAGGGCTTCTACCCAGCCCCCGAGAGGCCCTAtgtgccgccgccgccgccgccaccgccccCCGACGGCCTGGACCGCCGCTACTCGCACAGCCTGTACAGCGAGGGCACCACCGGCTTCGAGCAGGCCTACCCCGACCCCGGCCCCGAGGCGCCGCAGGCCTACGGCGGAGACCCGCGCCTGGGCTGGTACCCGCCCTACGCCAACCCGCCGCCCGAGGCGTACGGGCCACCTCGCGCGCTGGAGCCGCCCTACCTGCCGGTGCGCAGCTCCGACGCGCCCCCGTTGGGTGGGGAGCGGAACGGCGCGCAGCAGGGCCGCCTCAGCGTGGGCAGCGTGTACCGGCCCAACCAGAACGGCCGCGGTGAGTACCGCCCCCGACGCCCCTCCGGCCGCGCGTGCCCCTGGCCGCGCGAAACTGCTCCGGGCGCCGGGCCCCTCAGAACTTCCCGGAGGCCTCCCCTGAGCTGCTAAGCACGGAGCAGCGCCCCCTGCCGACCTCCCCCGACCCAGCCAACAGCCCCCCTGGCACCTCACCTCCCAGCTTAACCCGAACCCAGGCATCATCAGTGCCAGGGTTTGGCC
This region includes:
- the LOXL1 gene encoding lysyl oxidase homolog 1 isoform X2, giving the protein MALARGSQQLGALVWGACLCVMVHGQQAQPGQGSDPGRWRQLIQWENNGQVYSLLNSGSEYVPAGPQRSESSSRVLLAGAPQAQQRRSHGSPRRRQAPSLPLPGRVGSDTVRGQARHPFGFGQVPDNWREVAVGDSTGMARARTSVSQQRHGGSASSVSASAFASAYRQPPSYPQQFPYPQAPFVSQYENYDPASRTYDQGFVYYRPAGGGMGAGAAAVASAGVIYPYQPRARYEEYGGGEELPEYPPQGFYPAPERPYVPPPPPPPPPDGLDRRYSHSLYSEGTTGFEQAYPDPGPEAPQAYGGDPRLGWYPPYANPPPEAYGPPRALEPPYLPVRSSDAPPLGGERNGAQQGRLSVGSVYRPNQNGRGLPDLVPDPNYVQASTYVQRAHLYSLRCAAEEKCLASTAYAPEATDYDVRVLLRFPQRVKNQGTADFLPNRPRHTWEWHSCHQHYHSMDEFSHYDLLDAATGKKVAEGHKASFCLEDSTCDFGNLKRYACTSHTQGLSPGCYDTYNADIDCQWIDITDVQPGNYILKVHVNPKYIVLESDFTNNVVRCNIHYTGRYVSTTNCKIVQ
- the LOXL1 gene encoding lysyl oxidase homolog 1 isoform X1 is translated as MALARGSQQLGALVWGACLCVMVHGQQAQPGQGSDPGRWRQLIQWENNGQVYSLLNSGSEYVPAGPQRSESSSRVLLAGAPQAQQRRSHGSPRRRQAPSLPLPGRVGSDTVRGQARHPFGFGQVPDNWREVAVGDSTGMARARTSVSQQRHGGSASSVSASAFASAYRQPPSYPQQFPYPQAPFVSQYENYDPASRTYDQGFVYYRPAGGGMGAGAAAVASAGVIYPYQPRARYEEYGGGEELPEYPPQGFYPAPERPYVPPPPPPPPPDGLDRRYSHSLYSEGTTGFEQAYPDPGPEAPQAYGGDPRLGWYPPYANPPPEAYGPPRALEPPYLPVRSSDAPPLGGERNGAQQGRLSVGSVYRPNQNGRGLPDLVPDPNYVQASTYVQRAHLYSLRCAAEEKCLASTAYAPEATDYDVRVLLRFPQRVKNQGTADFLPNRPRHTWEWHSCHQHYHSMDEFSHYDLLDAATGKKVAEGHKASFCLEDSTCDFGNLKRYACTSHTQGLSPGCYDTYNADIDCQWIDITDVQPGNYILKVHVNPKYIVLESDFTNNVVRCNIHYTGRYVSTTNCKIVQS